The following are encoded in a window of Sutcliffiella horikoshii genomic DNA:
- a CDS encoding sugar ABC transporter substrate-binding protein gives MKKTWKAMSLLLVLMLFTAMLAACNSSTGGSGSVSVGIVLPTKDEPRWVQDEQRFKDALKDSDYTTEILFSQGSSAKEKENVETLINKGIEVLIITPQDGDAAAAAVEAAKKEGITVISYDRLITNTDAVDYYVTFDSVAVGAAQGQYLIDNVQGSGVPLYLYAGAASDNNAFLFFEGAWKTLQPKIADGTFKIANSSEAEALKDTAELTRDQMSKILGQVTTNWDPNEAKNKAQTHLTAVGADMKGDVAVLAPNDGTARSIADVFGTDGEVSSFLVTGQDAEKASIQYIIDGKQSMTVFKDVRTLVTDAMGIAVEILDGKTPETTGSYDNGEVEVKAKQTDVIVVDEENVKQELIDSEYYEASEFTGL, from the coding sequence ATGAAGAAGACTTGGAAAGCTATGTCATTATTACTGGTTTTAATGCTTTTTACAGCTATGCTTGCAGCGTGTAACAGCAGTACAGGGGGAAGCGGCAGTGTAAGTGTGGGAATTGTTTTGCCAACAAAGGATGAACCAAGATGGGTGCAGGACGAGCAACGATTCAAGGATGCATTGAAGGATTCTGACTATACAACTGAGATTCTCTTTAGCCAAGGATCTTCCGCTAAGGAAAAAGAGAATGTTGAAACATTGATCAACAAAGGAATTGAAGTGTTGATCATCACTCCTCAAGATGGAGATGCAGCAGCTGCAGCGGTAGAAGCAGCAAAAAAAGAAGGCATTACAGTTATCTCATATGACCGTTTAATTACAAATACAGATGCAGTAGATTACTACGTGACATTTGACAGTGTGGCAGTTGGTGCAGCACAAGGTCAATATCTGATTGATAACGTACAAGGTTCAGGCGTACCACTTTACCTATATGCAGGTGCAGCTTCTGACAACAATGCATTCTTGTTCTTTGAGGGAGCTTGGAAAACATTACAACCCAAAATTGCAGATGGAACATTCAAGATTGCAAACTCCAGTGAAGCGGAAGCGTTAAAAGATACAGCGGAACTTACTCGTGACCAAATGAGTAAAATCCTAGGTCAGGTTACGACAAACTGGGATCCAAACGAAGCGAAAAACAAAGCGCAAACGCATCTGACAGCTGTTGGTGCAGATATGAAAGGTGACGTGGCAGTACTTGCTCCAAATGACGGGACAGCCCGTTCTATCGCAGATGTATTCGGAACAGACGGTGAAGTTTCAAGCTTCTTGGTAACAGGTCAGGATGCGGAAAAAGCGTCCATCCAATACATCATTGATGGCAAACAATCGATGACGGTATTCAAAGACGTGCGTACATTAGTGACAGATGCTATGGGAATCGCGGTAGAAATCCTAGACGGCAAGACTCCAGAAACAACAGGTTCTTACGATAATGGAGAAGTAGAAGTAAAAGCGAAACAAACAGATGTCATCGTAGTGGACGAGGAGAATGTAAAACAAGAACTAATCGACTCTGAATACTACGAAGCAAGCGAATTCACAGGATTATAA
- a CDS encoding sugar ABC transporter ATP-binding protein: MGNYILEMNDISKEFTGVKALSNVNFKVEEGEIHCLIGENGAGKSTLMKVLSGVYPFGTYDGDIVFEGNVQQFNKISDSVNAGIAIIYQELALFPDLTVYENIFAGNEMKLGGVIDWNRTIVEAKRLLRKVKLDVNPDTLVKDLSVGKRQLVEIAKALSKEVKLLILDEPTAALNEDDSENLLKLLKELKMQGITCIMISHKLKEVISIADKATVIRDGKTICTLDASKAEITESVIIKNMVGREIEDIYPKREKKVAGENVLELNNWSAYDPQLGRQVVKNVNLHVKKGEIVGIAGLMGSGRTELALSIFGNAKSYKIQGDMMWNNTPTTLKHTSEAIKAGIAYVTEDRKDDGLFLLQDIKSNISAANLKGIASQGVINDNEEIKVAEQYKQSLHIKASSLEQLVGNLSGGNQQKVSIGKWLFVGPKLLILDEPTRGIDVGAKFEIYTVMNKLIDEGLSIVMISSELGEVLGMSDRVYVMAQGEIKGELEIEEADQEKIMELATQ; the protein is encoded by the coding sequence ATGGGCAACTATATACTCGAGATGAATGATATCTCTAAAGAATTTACAGGAGTCAAAGCGCTGAGTAATGTGAATTTCAAAGTTGAAGAAGGAGAAATTCACTGCTTAATCGGGGAAAATGGAGCAGGAAAATCCACGCTGATGAAGGTGCTGAGCGGAGTGTATCCTTTTGGAACATACGATGGAGATATCGTATTTGAAGGGAATGTTCAGCAATTTAACAAAATCAGTGACAGTGTAAATGCCGGCATAGCCATCATCTATCAAGAACTTGCATTGTTTCCGGATCTTACGGTCTATGAAAATATTTTTGCTGGAAATGAAATGAAGCTTGGTGGAGTGATTGATTGGAACAGAACGATAGTGGAAGCAAAAAGATTACTTCGGAAAGTAAAACTAGACGTTAATCCTGACACACTTGTCAAAGATTTAAGTGTGGGGAAACGCCAACTAGTAGAAATAGCCAAAGCGTTAAGTAAAGAAGTTAAGCTTCTTATTTTGGATGAGCCTACTGCAGCACTAAATGAAGACGATAGTGAAAACTTGCTGAAACTACTAAAAGAACTAAAAATGCAAGGAATTACTTGTATCATGATTTCCCATAAGCTGAAAGAGGTAATTAGCATCGCAGACAAAGCAACAGTCATCCGTGATGGTAAGACGATCTGTACGCTTGATGCTTCCAAAGCTGAAATCACTGAAAGTGTCATCATCAAGAACATGGTAGGAAGAGAAATTGAAGACATCTATCCAAAAAGGGAAAAGAAAGTTGCCGGAGAGAATGTACTTGAACTTAACAACTGGTCAGCCTATGATCCGCAACTTGGAAGACAGGTAGTAAAGAACGTCAACCTTCATGTGAAAAAAGGAGAAATCGTCGGCATCGCAGGCCTGATGGGATCGGGAAGAACGGAGCTTGCCCTCAGTATATTTGGAAACGCCAAATCCTACAAAATTCAAGGCGATATGATGTGGAATAACACTCCTACTACACTTAAGCATACTAGTGAAGCAATTAAGGCAGGAATTGCCTATGTTACTGAGGACCGAAAAGATGATGGGCTTTTCCTTTTGCAGGATATTAAGAGCAATATTTCTGCAGCAAATTTAAAGGGAATAGCTTCACAAGGGGTCATAAATGACAATGAAGAAATCAAGGTCGCAGAACAATATAAACAATCACTTCATATTAAAGCTTCTTCTTTGGAACAACTTGTAGGAAATCTAAGTGGCGGTAACCAGCAGAAGGTGTCTATTGGGAAGTGGCTGTTTGTCGGTCCAAAACTGCTAATTTTAGACGAACCGACACGCGGCATCGACGTTGGGGCAAAATTTGAAATCTATACTGTAATGAACAAGCTTATAGATGAAGGTCTTAGTATCGTGATGATCTCAT